Proteins encoded within one genomic window of Ailuropoda melanoleuca isolate Jingjing chromosome 16, ASM200744v2, whole genome shotgun sequence:
- the NDUFA9 gene encoding NADH dehydrogenase [ubiquinone] 1 alpha subcomplex subunit 9, mitochondrial, translating to MAAAVRPRLVRALPMSRSSITARAAAVFHGPPRRQLHHAVIPHGKGGRSSVSGIVATVFGATGFLGRYVVNHLGRMGSQVIVPYRCDPYDTMHLRPMGDLGQIIFLEWDGRNKDSIRRAVEHSNVVINLVGREWETKNFDFEDVFVKIPQAIAQVSKEAGVEKFIHVSHLNADIKSSSRYLRNKAVGEKEVRDAFPEAIIIKPSDIFGREDRFLNHFANTRWFGGVPLISLGKKTVKQPVYVVDVSKGIVSAVKDPDSRGKSFAFVGPNRYLLFDLVQYVFAMAHKPFLPYPLPHFAYRWVARLFEMSPFEPWTTRDKVERLHVTDMLFPHLPGLEDLGIQATPLELKAIEVLRRHRTYRWLSSEIEDVKPAKTVDF from the exons GTTCTTCTATTACTGCAAGAGCTGCAGCTGTGTTTCATGGCCCACCCCGGCGCCAGCTTCATCATGCAGTCATACCTCATGGCAAAGGTGGGCGTTCCTCAGTCAGTGGGATTGTGGCCACTGTGTTTGGAGCAACTGGATTCCTGGGCCGATATGTTGTCAACCACCTTG gaCGTATGGGGTCACAGGTGATCGTACCCTATCGGTGTGATCCATATGACACCATGCACCTTCGTCCCATGGGTGACCTGGGCCAGATTATCTTTCTG GAATGGGACGGGAGAAACAAAGATTCTATCCGGAGAGCAGTGGAGCACAGTAATGTGGTCATTAATCTTGTTGGGCGAGAATGGGAAACCAA aaacTTTGATTTTGAGGATGTTTTCGTGAAGATTCCCCAGGCAATTGCTCAAGTGTCCAAGGAAGCTGGAGTCGAAAAATTCATTCATGTTTCACATTTGAATGCTGATATTAAAAGCTCTTCTAGATATCTGAGAAATAAG GCCGTTGGAGAGAAGGAAGTGAGAGATGCCTTTCCAGAAGCCATTATCATAAAGCCATCGGACATCTTTGGAAGAGAGGATAGATTCCTCAATCATTTTGCAA ATACTCGCTGGTTTGGTGGTGTACCCCTTATTTCCTTGGGCAAGAAGACAGTGAAACAACCAGTATAC GTTGTAGATGTATCGAAAGGAATTGTTAGTGCAGTTAAGGATCCAGATTCCAGAGGGAAGTCTTTTGCCTTCGTTGG GCCCAATCGGTACCTCCTTTTTGACCTGGTGCAGTATGTCTTTGCTATGGCTCACAAACCCTTCCTGCCGTACCCTTTGCCGCATTTTGCCTATCG ATGGGTGGCACGACTCTTTGAAATGAGTCCATTTGAGCCGTGGACGACAAGGGATAAAGTGGAGCGG CTTCATGTCACAGACATGCTGTTTCCTCACCTGCCGGGCTTGGAAGACCTTGGAATTCAGGCCACACCCCTGGAGCTCAAGGCCATTGAGGTGCTGCGGCGCCATCGTACTTACCGCTGGCTCTCGTCCGAAATTGAAGACGTGAAGCCGGCCAAGACTGTCGACTTTTAG